The following proteins come from a genomic window of Pseudomonas sp. Z8(2022):
- a CDS encoding acetyltransferase: MSPILDAPTDAELPTLVGIWEAAVRATHHFLPESDLQVIKPLLREQYFPAVQLTCARDESGRILGFLGTSEGMVEMLFVDPACHGQGVGRQLMRHAIDELGATRVDVNEQNPQAVGFYQHLGFVVTDRSRLDGGGRPFPILHMALS; this comes from the coding sequence ATGTCGCCGATACTCGACGCCCCTACCGATGCCGAACTGCCCACTCTGGTGGGAATCTGGGAGGCCGCCGTGCGCGCCACCCATCACTTCCTGCCGGAAAGCGACCTGCAGGTGATCAAGCCGCTGCTGCGCGAACAGTACTTCCCGGCCGTGCAGTTGACCTGCGCACGCGATGAGTCGGGGCGGATTCTGGGCTTTCTCGGCACCAGCGAAGGCATGGTGGAAATGCTCTTCGTCGATCCGGCCTGCCACGGCCAGGGCGTCGGCAGACAGCTGATGCGCCATGCCATCGACGAGCTGGGCGCCACCCGGGTCGACGTCAACGAGCAGAACCCGCAGGCCGTCGGTTTCTACCAGCACCTGGGCTTCGTCGTGACCGATCGCTCGCGCCTGGATGGCGGTGGGAGGCCCTTCCCAATCCTGCATATGGCACTCAGCTAA
- the amn gene encoding AMP nucleosidase, translated as MKACSDDFVIAYTPEEAVDRLAALYQEATAALGQALKRYLKERIRPDTSEHCLFRYPELRLTYLCQGEVPTTVRAYAKVQVPGTYAITVTQPAAFRKYLLEQLRPLMNDFTLRVEVGRSQQNIPYPYVVEGGDELAGSGVTAAELARVFPSTDLSAATDGTADGLYDWENIDPLPLALFDAARTDFSLKRIQHYTGSDWRHVQPWILLTNYHRYVDQFIRHGLDMLVGDSRFIRMVLPGNVVVERGMAEGEMQAIIENVVWHRYQMPAYHLQAEDGHGITLVNIGVGPSNAKNITDHLAVLRPHCWLMIGHCGGLRQSQTIGDYVLAHAYMRRDGILDRVLPPHIPLPALAEVQQALQEAARLVTGEQGDELKKRLRTGTVLTYDDRNWELRWAQERPLINLSRAVAVDMESGTIAAQGYRLRVPYGTLLCVSDKPLHSEIKLPGAAGAFYERAVTQHLHIGIAALELMRSQLNSLHSRKLRSFDEPPFR; from the coding sequence GTGAAAGCCTGCTCAGATGATTTCGTCATTGCCTACACACCCGAAGAGGCGGTCGACCGCCTTGCCGCGCTGTATCAGGAGGCCACCGCTGCCCTTGGCCAGGCGCTCAAACGCTACCTCAAGGAGCGCATTCGCCCCGATACCAGCGAGCACTGCCTGTTCCGTTATCCGGAATTGCGCCTGACCTACCTGTGCCAGGGTGAGGTGCCGACCACCGTGCGCGCCTACGCCAAGGTGCAGGTGCCGGGTACCTACGCCATCACCGTGACCCAGCCGGCGGCCTTCCGCAAGTACCTGCTGGAACAGCTGCGCCCGCTGATGAACGACTTCACCCTGCGCGTGGAAGTCGGCCGCAGCCAGCAGAACATTCCCTATCCGTACGTGGTCGAGGGTGGTGACGAGCTGGCCGGCAGTGGGGTGACTGCCGCCGAGCTGGCGCGGGTATTCCCCAGTACCGACCTGTCCGCCGCTACCGACGGCACCGCCGACGGCCTGTACGACTGGGAGAACATCGACCCGCTGCCGCTGGCGCTGTTCGACGCCGCGCGTACCGATTTCTCGCTCAAGCGCATCCAGCATTACACCGGCAGCGACTGGCGCCATGTGCAGCCGTGGATTCTGCTGACCAACTATCACCGTTACGTCGATCAGTTCATCCGCCATGGCCTGGACATGTTGGTGGGCGATTCGCGTTTCATCCGCATGGTGCTGCCGGGCAACGTGGTGGTCGAGCGCGGCATGGCCGAAGGCGAGATGCAGGCGATCATCGAGAACGTGGTCTGGCACCGCTACCAGATGCCGGCCTACCACCTGCAGGCCGAGGATGGCCACGGCATCACCCTGGTCAACATCGGCGTCGGTCCTTCCAATGCCAAGAACATCACCGACCACCTCGCCGTGCTGCGCCCGCACTGCTGGCTGATGATCGGTCACTGCGGCGGCCTGCGCCAATCACAGACCATAGGCGACTACGTGCTGGCCCACGCCTACATGCGCCGCGACGGCATTCTCGATCGCGTGCTGCCACCGCATATTCCGCTGCCGGCGCTGGCCGAGGTGCAGCAGGCGTTGCAGGAGGCCGCCCGACTGGTCACCGGCGAGCAGGGCGACGAGCTGAAGAAGCGTCTGCGTACCGGCACCGTACTGACCTACGACGACCGCAACTGGGAGTTGCGCTGGGCGCAGGAGCGGCCGTTGATCAACCTGTCGCGCGCGGTGGCGGTGGATATGGAAAGCGGCACCATCGCCGCCCAAGGCTATCGCCTGCGGGTGCCGTACGGCACGCTGCTGTGCGTATCGGACAAGCCGCTGCACAGCGAGATCAAATTGCCCGGAGCGGCCGGCGCTTTCTACGAGCGTGCGGTGACCCAGCATCTGCATATCGGCATCGCGGCGCTGGAGCTGATGCGCAGCCAGCTCAACTCGTTGCATTCGCGCAAGTTGCGCAGCTTCGACGAACCACCGTTCCGCTGA
- a CDS encoding PLP-dependent aminotransferase family protein, translated as MWLPDLQDGSLPTYLALVEAIATAIGRGELKPGERLPPQRRLAWTLGINPSTVMLAYREAARRHLVSGEVGRGTYVLAGSREASLFRLKQPAAQGELIDLSTNVPVHDPDNGDLSASLAELARRGELDVLQAYPSAALVERAHLAGATWLRRRGLELAPGGLLLCAGAQQGVSAALLALCEAGEPILVERYTAPGIKAAARQLRLPLHGVAMDGRGILPDDLDRQARATGARVAVLTPCLQNPTGASLDAERRAAIAEVARRRGLWIIEDDVYGVLGNEAPLAVQVPERCLLISSLSKSVAPGLRLGFIAGAPELLERIDPEAQATRWAVTPLGLALASEWIESGVAQQRLAWQIEELQQRWRLAARVLGSRMPQGRAVAPHLWLDGVVPAGLAEACRQHGVEVVPAEVFAVEANPGYAIRISLAAAASRVELKQALEGIVAAWPI; from the coding sequence ATGTGGCTTCCTGATCTGCAAGACGGCTCCCTGCCGACTTATCTGGCCTTGGTCGAGGCCATCGCCACGGCCATTGGCCGTGGTGAACTCAAGCCCGGTGAACGCCTGCCGCCGCAGCGCCGCCTGGCCTGGACGCTGGGCATCAACCCGAGCACGGTGATGCTCGCCTACCGCGAGGCGGCGCGTCGGCATCTGGTTTCCGGCGAGGTCGGGCGCGGTACCTACGTGCTGGCTGGCAGCCGCGAGGCGAGCCTGTTCCGGCTCAAGCAGCCGGCCGCGCAAGGCGAGCTGATCGACCTGTCGACCAATGTGCCGGTGCATGATCCGGACAATGGTGATTTGTCCGCCAGTCTCGCCGAGCTGGCCAGGCGCGGTGAACTGGATGTGTTGCAGGCTTATCCGTCGGCAGCACTGGTCGAACGGGCGCATCTGGCGGGTGCCACCTGGCTGCGCCGTCGTGGCCTGGAGCTGGCGCCCGGTGGCCTGCTGCTCTGCGCCGGTGCCCAGCAGGGCGTTTCCGCGGCGTTGCTGGCGCTGTGCGAGGCGGGTGAGCCGATCCTGGTGGAGCGCTACACCGCGCCGGGCATCAAGGCCGCCGCACGCCAGTTGCGCCTGCCGCTGCACGGTGTGGCAATGGATGGACGCGGCATCCTGCCTGATGACCTCGACCGCCAGGCGCGTGCAACCGGTGCTCGTGTCGCGGTGCTTACGCCCTGCCTGCAGAACCCCACTGGTGCCAGCCTGGACGCCGAACGCCGCGCGGCCATTGCCGAGGTGGCGCGGCGTCGTGGCTTGTGGATCATCGAGGACGATGTCTATGGCGTACTGGGCAACGAGGCGCCGCTGGCGGTGCAGGTGCCCGAACGCTGCCTGCTGATCAGCAGCCTGTCCAAGAGTGTCGCGCCCGGATTGCGTCTGGGCTTTATCGCCGGCGCGCCGGAGCTGCTCGAACGCATCGATCCGGAAGCCCAGGCCACCCGCTGGGCGGTAACGCCGCTGGGCCTGGCACTGGCCAGTGAATGGATCGAAAGCGGAGTCGCCCAGCAGCGTCTGGCCTGGCAGATCGAGGAACTGCAGCAGCGCTGGCGCCTGGCCGCGCGGGTGCTCGGTTCGCGTATGCCGCAGGGCAGGGCGGTAGCGCCACATCTGTGGCTCGATGGTGTAGTGCCAGCGGGGCTGGCCGAGGCCTGTCGGCAGCATGGCGTCGAGGTGGTGCCGGCCGAGGTGTTCGCGGTCGAGGCCAACCCTGGGTATGCCATACGCATCAGCCTCGCCGCGGCAGCCAGCCGGGTCGAACTCAAGCAGGCACTGGAAGGAATCGTGGCGGCCTGGCCGATTTAG
- a CDS encoding threonine dehydratase, translating to MFDLAQLRQSAQLVHRHMTPTPQLSWPLLCERTGCDLWVKHENHAPTAAFKVRGGLVYIDALLRREPQVRGLVTATRGNHGQSLALAARQAGLSIRILVPHGNAREKNAAMRALGAEVIEHGRDFDEARAEAARLAGRDGLHWVPSLHEDLVRGVATYALELLEAVPNLRRVYVPIGLGSGICGMIRTRDLLGLDTEIVGVVATGADAYAQSFEQGRLVQTERAETLADGMACRQPQQLALDMIRAGVARILRVDDGEIRAAIRAYHEDTHNLAEGAGAAALAALMQERELNAGQRVAVVLSGANIDRAALAKLLRDDAPIAA from the coding sequence ATGTTCGACCTCGCCCAACTGCGCCAGAGCGCGCAACTGGTTCATCGCCATATGACGCCCACACCACAGCTGAGCTGGCCGCTGCTGTGCGAGCGCACCGGTTGCGATCTGTGGGTCAAGCACGAGAACCACGCTCCCACTGCGGCCTTCAAGGTGCGCGGCGGGCTGGTCTATATCGACGCGCTGCTGCGCCGTGAGCCGCAGGTGCGCGGGCTGGTTACGGCCACCCGCGGCAACCATGGCCAGAGCCTCGCACTGGCTGCGCGTCAGGCGGGCCTGAGCATCCGCATCCTGGTGCCACACGGCAATGCCCGCGAGAAGAACGCGGCGATGCGTGCCCTTGGCGCCGAGGTGATCGAGCATGGCCGCGACTTCGACGAAGCCCGCGCAGAGGCCGCGCGCCTGGCCGGACGCGACGGTCTGCACTGGGTGCCGTCACTGCATGAGGATCTGGTGCGCGGCGTGGCCACCTATGCCCTGGAACTGCTGGAGGCGGTGCCGAATCTGCGTCGGGTGTACGTACCCATCGGCCTCGGCTCGGGCATCTGCGGGATGATTCGTACCCGCGACCTGCTAGGCCTCGACACCGAAATCGTCGGTGTGGTCGCCACTGGTGCGGACGCTTATGCACAAAGCTTCGAGCAGGGCCGGCTGGTGCAGACCGAACGCGCCGAGACCCTGGCCGACGGCATGGCCTGTCGCCAACCGCAGCAACTGGCGCTGGACATGATCCGCGCCGGCGTGGCGCGCATCCTGCGGGTCGACGATGGGGAAATCCGCGCCGCCATCCGCGCCTATCATGAAGACACCCACAACCTCGCCGAGGGCGCCGGCGCAGCGGCACTGGCTGCCCTGATGCAGGAGCGCGAGCTCAATGCCGGCCAGCGCGTGGCCGTGGTGCTCAGCGGCGCCAATATCGACCGCGCGGCGCTGGCCAAACTGCTGCGTGACGATGCGCCAATCGCGGCCTGA
- a CDS encoding TetR/AcrR family transcriptional regulator: MAYRTTDARIDRDQAQRQRILACALERVSSGGFAALTMQALAEDVGIATGSLYRHFRSKGDLAAEVFAAASQREVDALAATLRGAGRASERLRAGLEQFAARAWHSRRLAFALIAEPVDPEVDEQRLLYREAYAELFSDLLEEGAAAGDFDVEHIGLMAACLVGAIAEALVGPLSPPARAAREAGQPTLELEQVSASLATFCLRAVGAKEPKR; encoded by the coding sequence ATGGCCTACCGTACTACCGACGCTCGCATAGACCGCGACCAGGCCCAGCGTCAGCGCATTCTTGCCTGTGCCCTGGAGCGGGTCAGCTCTGGCGGTTTCGCGGCGCTGACCATGCAGGCGCTGGCCGAGGATGTCGGAATTGCCACCGGCAGCCTGTATCGCCACTTTCGCAGCAAGGGTGACCTGGCCGCCGAAGTCTTCGCCGCCGCCAGCCAGCGTGAAGTGGACGCACTGGCCGCTACCTTGCGCGGGGCAGGCCGTGCCAGCGAGCGTCTGCGCGCCGGTCTGGAACAATTCGCCGCCCGTGCCTGGCATAGCCGTCGCCTGGCGTTCGCGCTGATCGCCGAGCCGGTCGATCCGGAAGTCGACGAGCAGCGCCTGCTCTATCGCGAAGCCTATGCCGAACTGTTCAGCGACCTGCTGGAGGAGGGCGCCGCTGCCGGCGACTTTGATGTCGAGCACATCGGTCTGATGGCGGCCTGCCTGGTCGGCGCCATCGCCGAGGCGCTGGTCGGCCCCCTGTCACCACCTGCTCGCGCAGCCCGCGAAGCCGGGCAACCCACCCTGGAGCTGGAACAGGTCAGTGCCAGCCTTGCCACTTTCTGCCTGCGCGCCGTCGGCGCCAAGGAGCCCAAGCGATGA
- the ahr gene encoding NADPH-dependent aldehyde reductase Ahr encodes MSNSPELATFTGWAATAPKAPLERLSYDPGPLGAEEAEVAVEYCGICHSDQSMIDNEWGNARYPFIPGHEVVGTIVRLGEQARGLKLGQRVGIGWYKGSCMHCGSCMEGSHQLCRSVQPTIVGSHGGFADRLRSHWAWAVPLPDGLDPALVGPLFCAGSTVFSPLLEFDVKPTDRVGVVGIGGLGHLALRFLNAWGCEVTAFTSSLNKQDEARRLGAHKVVASTDSAAMKTIAGTLDFLLVTASADLDWLALLGTLRGKGRLHFVGIVPSAIPVHVFNLIPQQKSLSGSPVGSPKTMATMLEFCARHQILPQVEHFPMSQVNAAIDHLRSGKARYRVVLDAGK; translated from the coding sequence ATGAGCAACAGCCCCGAACTCGCCACCTTTACCGGCTGGGCCGCCACCGCCCCCAAGGCACCACTGGAACGCCTGAGCTACGATCCCGGCCCGCTAGGCGCCGAAGAGGCGGAAGTGGCGGTGGAATATTGCGGCATCTGCCATTCCGACCAGTCGATGATCGACAACGAATGGGGCAATGCCCGCTACCCCTTCATCCCCGGCCATGAGGTGGTCGGCACCATCGTCCGTCTCGGCGAGCAGGCGCGCGGGCTCAAGCTGGGCCAGCGTGTCGGCATCGGCTGGTACAAGGGCAGCTGCATGCACTGCGGCTCGTGCATGGAAGGCTCGCATCAGCTGTGCCGGTCGGTGCAGCCAACCATCGTCGGCAGCCACGGCGGCTTTGCCGATCGCCTGCGCTCGCACTGGGCCTGGGCCGTGCCGCTGCCCGACGGCCTCGACCCGGCGCTGGTCGGCCCGCTGTTCTGCGCCGGTTCCACGGTGTTCAGCCCGCTGCTGGAGTTCGACGTCAAGCCCACCGACCGCGTCGGAGTGGTCGGCATCGGCGGCCTCGGCCACCTGGCGCTGCGCTTTCTCAATGCCTGGGGCTGCGAGGTGACAGCCTTCACCTCGTCGCTGAACAAGCAGGACGAAGCCCGGCGCCTGGGCGCGCACAAGGTGGTGGCCTCCACCGACAGCGCGGCGATGAAGACGATCGCCGGCACCCTGGATTTCCTCCTGGTCACCGCCAGCGCCGATCTCGACTGGCTCGCCCTGCTCGGCACCCTGCGCGGCAAGGGGCGCCTGCACTTCGTCGGCATCGTGCCCAGCGCCATCCCGGTGCATGTATTCAACCTGATCCCGCAGCAGAAGAGCCTGTCCGGCTCGCCGGTGGGCTCGCCGAAAACCATGGCGACCATGCTCGAGTTCTGCGCACGGCACCAGATCCTGCCGCAGGTCGAGCACTTCCCCATGAGCCAGGTGAACGCGGCCATCGACCATCTGCGCAGCGGCAAGGCGCGCTATCGCGTGGTGCTCGACGCCGGCAAATGA
- a CDS encoding acyl-CoA dehydrogenase family protein — MKPSLHAETHEVFNQVPSLDGANLYRLDLPLQEWIRRYDGAWGDDRLSAYGALSGGALMQAGFLANENKPVFKSHDRYGKRIDLVEFHPAYHELMRTAIEHGLPSLPWTDPRAGAHVVRAGLTYLHSQAEAASGCPLTMTFAAVPAIRLQPNVAEQWLPKILATEYDPRNLPMEQKAGVTIGMAMTEKQGGTDVRANTTRAYPVGLGGPGQAYELVGHKWFCSAPMCDAFLTLAYTDKGLSCFLLPRHRPDGTRNAFYIQRLKNKLGNWANASSEVEYRGAFAWMVGEEGRGVPTIIEMVAMTRFDCMVGSSSLMRQALTQATHHCAHRQVGGKFLADQPLMQNVLGDLALESEAALALTMRMGRALDRQHDEQEEKFARLVTAVGKYWICKRAPEMIYEASECMGGAGYVEETILPRLYREAPVNSIWEGSGNVQCLDVLRALSKEPGVLDALFAELGDGHGDARLRAHIQRLKADFSDTADIQYRARQLTEDMAVALQAKLLLEAGNATVSDAFIASRLEGRGRVYGTLGRGVDVEALLARSTPHLA; from the coding sequence ATGAAACCCAGCCTGCACGCCGAAACCCACGAGGTGTTCAACCAGGTACCGAGCCTGGACGGCGCCAATCTCTATCGTCTCGACCTGCCGCTGCAGGAGTGGATTCGCCGCTACGACGGTGCCTGGGGGGATGACCGCCTGAGCGCCTATGGTGCATTGAGCGGTGGTGCGCTGATGCAGGCCGGTTTTCTTGCCAACGAGAACAAACCGGTATTCAAGAGCCATGACCGCTATGGCAAGCGCATCGACCTGGTGGAGTTTCATCCGGCCTATCACGAGCTGATGCGCACGGCCATCGAACACGGCCTGCCGTCGCTGCCCTGGACCGACCCGCGCGCCGGCGCCCATGTCGTGCGCGCCGGTCTGACCTACCTGCACAGCCAGGCCGAGGCCGCCAGCGGCTGTCCGCTGACCATGACCTTTGCCGCGGTGCCGGCCATTCGTCTGCAGCCCAACGTGGCCGAGCAATGGCTGCCGAAGATCCTTGCCACCGAGTACGACCCGCGCAACCTGCCGATGGAGCAGAAGGCAGGCGTCACCATCGGCATGGCTATGACCGAGAAACAGGGCGGCACCGACGTGCGCGCCAACACCACCCGTGCCTACCCTGTCGGCCTCGGCGGGCCCGGGCAGGCCTACGAGCTGGTTGGCCACAAGTGGTTCTGCTCGGCACCGATGTGCGATGCCTTCCTCACCCTGGCCTACACCGACAAGGGCCTGTCGTGCTTCCTGCTGCCGCGCCACCGCCCGGACGGCACGCGCAACGCATTCTATATCCAGCGTCTGAAGAACAAGCTGGGCAACTGGGCCAATGCCTCCAGCGAGGTGGAGTACCGCGGTGCCTTCGCCTGGATGGTCGGTGAGGAAGGGCGCGGCGTGCCGACCATCATCGAGATGGTAGCCATGACCCGCTTCGACTGCATGGTCGGCTCCAGCAGCCTGATGCGCCAGGCGCTGACCCAGGCCACGCACCACTGTGCGCATCGGCAGGTGGGCGGCAAGTTCCTCGCCGACCAGCCGCTGATGCAGAACGTGCTGGGCGACCTGGCGCTGGAGAGCGAAGCCGCGCTGGCACTGACCATGCGCATGGGCCGCGCACTGGATCGCCAGCATGATGAACAGGAAGAGAAGTTCGCCCGCCTGGTCACGGCCGTGGGCAAGTACTGGATCTGCAAGCGTGCCCCGGAAATGATCTACGAGGCCAGTGAATGCATGGGGGGCGCCGGTTACGTCGAGGAAACCATCCTGCCGCGCCTGTACCGCGAAGCGCCGGTCAACTCGATCTGGGAAGGCTCCGGCAACGTGCAGTGCCTGGACGTGCTGCGTGCCCTGTCCAAGGAGCCGGGCGTGCTCGATGCGCTGTTCGCCGAATTGGGCGACGGCCATGGCGATGCCCGTCTCAGGGCGCATATCCAGCGCCTGAAGGCCGACTTCAGCGACACCGCTGATATCCAGTACCGCGCCCGCCAGCTGACCGAGGACATGGCCGTGGCGCTGCAGGCCAAACTGCTGCTGGAGGCGGGCAATGCCACCGTTTCCGATGCCTTTATCGCCAGCCGCCTAGAGGGCCGTGGCCGTGTCTACGGTACGCTGGGGCGTGGTGTCGATGTTGAGGCGCTGCTGGCGCGCAGCACGCCCCACCTGGCCTGA